The sequence GCCCGGGAAATTAACccagcaccgctcgatcggtaatattcaaccgatcgagcgggctctcTTTTTCCAAAAGCAAAAACATGGCTGCAGctccaccgctcgatcggtcaaatcctaccgatcgagcggccacatCTGCACAGAAAAACCAGCAAAAGATTCTAGttcaaatccaattccaaatcattcCAACAAAGCATAACTCATTCAAACAACATACATAGTCCAAGTCCAAGACAAGATAGTTCTAGGTTATATAATCTcaaaactaatagaacatgcttcagtctagcttattcaatgcaATACAAAACACAACGAGTCcaaatacaatctaagttcgattacatattcggcTTCTAAACGaaacaccaagtcctcacttctatcaactcaaccatctagccatgcgatctctgactcggtccttccccacctgtcgccaagcacacatacaaagacaagacaacaaccgaataattcggtgagaataatatttccagtaaaagagactaacattcAATCTCACATAAACATATCAcaacatgatatgcatcaacttccacataatatatcaactcaagataTACATAAGAAAGCCATTCAaatgcggaattaaaatgatatgcatgactttaaaaatccgggattatcaagtctggataatcaaaaggtactccggttattctcttcctcttattgggatcccgaggataaaatatcacacaaatcacaccgactctcccctcGAGGTGGATAGTGCATATTTCAATCATCTAGACTCTGCAGCAACTATAGagagttaagtcggtcattgcagtaaatcgcctgccaatgccccctgctataattctcagaacgtctaaatcaaaatgaaataaatcatttggctcaatatgaatgcaattcaaatcataactcattcaataaattcaattatcatgcaagtatgtgatttcttcgaaacactcgaatcaagtcgaatTCGAGTTACTCGTTCCATTtcagtctaagtcgtcttatatctctttcaaacgtcgatgctccaacctggaaacaacaacaatatactaattcaagattcaatcaaacttcctagtcgataataagagaatcgatactataccggctaaaatctctaaaacgatacaacttctgcaacctcgcaactcaacggccttcaaacgaatctgcaaaaagaagtaataaaggctcgagatcaatatcgacaatcCAACTCGACTGAAAATGgctcaattcaattcaaaccaaactatagcccaaaaactcaaaccggcggcataacaactatattctgatcaaatcGAAAACGCAGATAGCagtacaatatcgatatcatctcatatcaatgctaagacaacaacaacaaagcaattccaacacatctcaaaacctcattttcgaaaataggcttccaaaaatcataacaattccgaatgaCGCTCTATCTCGagaccgactgagaataaacgataagaactcggtcaagaacaacataaccgaaactcaatagattctaacaacatccgaaaaatagaacgtgtccgatcgaagaaaaacttactatagaacgaagcccTCGCAGCCGTAATCGCTAATcttccttcagaaataaattctaacggacggatcgagctcgggaagaaatctgaaagcttgaaaatGAGTTGGGGCCCCTTCAATGGGGGAGTCGATGGAAGGGAAGAGGTTGGAGTGAAGGAGAAGCCAAAACAaactataaatatctaattaagtccatatttgcgttttagtccctgaaaaatccgaaatttgtaAAATAGATCCTGGTCGAAATCAAGTTGGCTCTTGAACtatgaaatctccgattatctcaaatatgctcaattaagataaatttggggcttTACAGTTGATTTGACCTATCTGAGCATGTCTAGGAAAGCAGACAAGCCCAAGCTAATTGGCATGAGTGACCGAGAAAAAAACTAAGATGGTAATGCATCCTTTTGTTCTATATCTCATAGGTCGGCCGAATGAGTTGTGatttgttcttgacagagtcaTTAGCATAGACACATAATTGAGAGACTCAAGCATGCTCTATATTATGAGGGGTCGAAGATTTTTGGTCTGATGCAACCACATGGTTTAAGGTATATGCATCTAGATTTGGAATTtgatgggttatgttagtttaGTGATGATTTAATTTAACACTCCTCAATGTTAGTTCTCTTTTTGTCGCACACTTTACTCTTTGTATGAGAGAATGTGCCATAATACGAAAGAATGTATTGAAGCAAGTGATCTTCACTTACTCAAAATGCGTATAAGTGAGAGTTATTGGATATTAGTTTGATCTTTTATGTATTTCGTATTTTAGATATACCATAATTAAAAGattagattatatatatatatatatatatatatcaagaaTATTAtcccaaaatatattatttgatatagaaTTTTTAATATATCAAAGTGCATCCATAGTTTGAGGTGGAGTAAAATTTTTATTAGGCCAAGCTGGGAATCTTATAAATACAGGTAGTCTCCAGTTGGCAAAAAAACCGAACGAATTCACAACACACaatatacaatcaaatattCTCTCTAATAATTCTTGTAGCATCGTCAGAATCTTCAAGGGTTTAAGTATGCACGTTAGCACGTAAtcgaaatattttaataatatttcgaTGACCGCAAAAGGAACAAAGGATCTTTCGTGGGATTTGTTCGAGggcttgtttgtttgtttgtagATCGAGTCAGAGATCTAATAGTTGTGTGCTTTATTTCCACTAAAAATgtacacacaatttattttttttagacaCTGAATTCTAACtttctttttgataaaaaacaTTTTCCAGTAAATATGACATACATTCAAATTTACAGTATCTTGTAAAAAAGATGGTATCATGTTGATATATTCCAAATCTTGGCACTCTAAGATGCCCCTATGAGCTAACAAATGTGCAACACGATTAGCACTTCTTGGACAAAAGTGAATTCTATCTTCTGGTTTAAAATGACATGTAGATCTGATAGAGGAGATTAAGAAGGCTTCCAAAGCAAAAAGAGAGGGAGAATTGATTGCATGAATCACGGTTTGAGCATCTATTTCTACCCGCCAATTAAGCCAATTCATTAGAGTATCCACTAACACTCCTTCATTTACATCATACATTTCGGCTATATGAGGTGAAAATCGACCATCTATTCTTCGTGCTTTTGCTTATAGAACACGGCCATAACAATTGCGTCCCACCACTCCGACATAATACCAGTCATGAGAAGGTAACAGTGCAGCATCAACATTAATCTTAATAGAGTCCGGAACAGGTGGGATCCATGTATGTGGTAGGCTCGTATGTAAGAGAGTAGGTGTCAGGGCATGAGAGATCATTGAGAAAGCTCCCCAAACAGGTCCGGCACGAGCGAGAACCTCGGAGTGCTTTGATGATTTTCCCTCAAAAACTGAAGAATACGTGCACCCCAAATACTCCACAGCATATCATCACAAAGCTACCTAAATCATCATTCTGGCCATACTCTACCACCCAACAAAACAAGTCCACAAAAGCTCCCCCTTTAAACTGTTTCAAAAGAGGCCATAAAGCAGTTAATCTCCACACTCTCCAAGCAAATTTGCAAAACCAAAAAACATGAGCACAATCCTCCGGAAAGCCATTGCAATGAGGACAATCAAGATCAAGATGAATTCCCCTCTTAAAAGGGTTATGTGCCAAAAAGGAATTGCAGTGGATGTCGGACGAGTCATCATCTGTGGCAAGAAAAGTTCAAGACTGGAGAATAGCATCAAATTGCTCGAGGAGTCGAAGGATGCATTAGCTAATATCATGTATCGAGTTGCTAGTACAGTAGTACTTGGGAGTAGTTTGTGGAAAAATTTGTGTTGCTCTACTGGTCTTAAGATAGTTGTTATGCCTGCAGTGGTGATTTTGGTTTGGTTTCTAAGTTTTTGTTGTCTTTACTAGTAATGTCAGAATTGGTTAACTATGCCTACTTATATTATCCCACGACTGTATTCATTCGAAGGTGTCCTTTTTTGTCTTTGAGAATTGGAGTTGCCACATCAATACTGATAAATGTCCAAGAACAGCCTAATCCCAATGCGCGGAGAAGCTCGACCACCGCGACTAGGCAAGTAGGACAGGACAAGAACAAGATGCAACCAGGCTCTACCCTCGATGAAGAGCttctttgaattttaaaaacatatGATGTGTCAACATCACTATGAAAATGATTATTaactttttatatataaattattgagtttgttattgtcTTAAGATATATAAAATCACTAGTCTAGTGTCTTCCCCCTTAATATGCATCCGTTCAATATCACAAGTGTGTCGTCGGTGCTTATTCTCTACCATTAGAAGTTCTATGTTCGATAAACTCATCGAATCTAGCAAGAAGCAAATGAGCGGCATACAACTTTGTAGAATCTAGCAAGAAGCACATGGATCACATATCAACGTCGGATACTTTCTGTTTGCTTCTCCCCAAGTTGGTGGATTATAATATAATGATGGCCGGAGCGCTAACATAATTTACTACCTTAATACATTATTGAAGTGTTTGTAACctcgttttaaaaaaatagttatGAATTTACTAAGAAACAAAAATCTATAATCATTTTTTAGATATTGCAACACTTCGTCACTACATAATTGTTCTAACAATTTCGGTCTATGAAACCATTAGGAtattatcatttcttattttaatatctttcaaattcatgtaaaattaaatttgaagagATTTAACTTATTTTCCAATGGATAAGAATTGAATTCAATATGATTGTAACAAAAATACACGAGTGAGTTTCCATCCCCAAGATTTATAatactacaagaaaataataaaacaaaactgTGGATACTACACCGACTGCATATTCATAGCATTTAACATCGTAATAAATCACGTGATACTAAATATATCAAAAGATTTGATGACCAGACAAAATGACCTTTCACCAACAAATTCTGTAATAAACGAAAGTTACGTATGTTACAGGTGAAAAATGATTTTGTAGAAAGAATCCAGCATACCTTCTTGGTTTAGTGATTTTCATTTCCTATGACTTGATATATCTCTTGAATCTCGCCACGATTAGGTTTATGTATGCATAAATACTTGGATTTGCGCAATGGCGGACTATTGATAGTCCATATCAAATCACTCCCACTCAATAGTTGATGGAGGCTTCGATGTAATGTCGAGAAGAACTCTGTTTACTCCAGGGACTTCGTTGCAAATCCTAGTGGAAAGCTCGGCAAGAAACTTGTGATCAAAGTAGTACCTGCATGTGAATGGATAGAACATAGGGTAAGTGTCCACTTAAAGATTTCAAATCAGATCAATACAACTTGTGGTGAGAGGGACTAATGACGCTCAAATTTTAAGATCCTTGTAGATTCAGTCGATGATTCGTTTCCACCCTTTTCACTCGTTTCAGTTGCTTTTCCATCTTTTAGACAAATACACTTCCTGTTCAGTTCATGAATAATACATACAACATAAAATGCAATTGTTCTTAATCAAGAAATGAAAATGAGATCCCTGAGATGGCAGGGACACAACTGTTAAAAAGTTCACTGCAGGATGAAAaggaaaacaaataaaaattaaacctTAAATCAAACTTTGAAATACAACATAAAGGACCGAAACACGACCTAGTAATGTTAGCAATACAGATACTAATGGATGTAGTAAACAAGGTTTAGAAGCAATGTAATACCAATCTGCCGTCATTCCATCTTGGCTTGTGACCGCTCTTAGTGTAATGGCATAGCTATGGGTTCTCTGATCCCCTTGAACTCCAACAGTTAATACTGGCATGAACACAGCAAATGCTTGCCATATGGAGTCGTAAATCCCAGCATCTCGGATTGCTTGAATGAAAATATCATCGGCCTGATGCAGATCggtcatataataacatattaAATAGATCATTCAAGCACCATAACCACAATGCTAGCCTTGGGCTTTATGTACCTTGCGAAGGATATCCAACCGGTTCTCCAAAGTAACATCGCCAGGGACTCGCACAGCAAGGCCAGGTCCAGGGAATGGGTGACGCTTCAAGAAGGCTTCAGGTACCCCCATTATCTTTCCTAATTTACGAACCTAACAAGCACCCACAGTCTTGTATGAAAGCTGCAGCTAAGTAGATGTTGAGGAAAAACAAAAATGACTAAGAGATAAATTTCACACAACTACGTTGACGGTGGAAATTTAAGCCAAATACCTCATCCTTGAACAGAAGTTTAAGCGGCTCAATTAGCTTCAATTTCATGTCCTTAGGGAGTCCTCCGACATTATGATGGCTTTTGATGGTGTGGGAGTGGGTCCTTCCACTTCCGGGGGGAGGACACGATTCAATCACATCTGGATACAAGGTTCCTTGAACTAAATAAGCAGGTTTCTTTCCTAATTTTTGCTCTAAATCATGGGCAAATGAATCAAAGGTGTTGATGAATTCACTTCCAattattttccttttcttttcagGTTCAGTAACACCTTTTAGCTTGCTAAGAAATTGCTCAGTCGCATCAATACAAGTAATGGGTAAGTGAAGATCCCTTTGGAAGGTCTCCATCACTCTTTCTCTCTCCTTCCACCTATGTATAAGAACATTTTATCCCATCAGAATAAATGCGAataaacacaaataaaaaagCAGTCTTCAATCATTCGTGAGCAGTTATAATTTAGAATTCAACTTTTCCATGAAATTTCaagcattttttttatatttaaaaaaataaataagtaaaagtTGATGAATTTTATCCAACCTTAACAAACCATTgtcaacaaaaacacaatgaagcCTGTCTCCAATTGCCATATGAACAAGCGTAGCTGCTACCGTGGAATCCACACCACCAGATAATGCACAGATGACGTGATCTTCAACTCCAACTGTGtccttaataatttttaattcttCATCCAGAACATCTTCCATCTTCCAGCCAGCAGTTACTCCACATACATCAAAGAGGAAGTATTTCAAAGTTTCCATTCCTTCTGGAGAATGTGTTACCTACAAAAGATTCACTAGGCACTCAAGAACAATCATATAGACAAACAGAAGAGCAAAACATAAATGCCTAAACATGCCACACACATATACTTACTcattaattaacataaaaaatactaaaaaagcTGTCTCCTTTACCCACAATTATTAAAAAAGCTGCTGCCTTTACTCATAAAAATCTTTTTTTGTCACAAATATCTATCAAGTTCCACATAAACCAAAACTATCATACCTCAGGATGATACTGCAACCCATAAAACCTTCTGTCCACATTCTCCACCCCTGCCACAGCCCCCTGTTTACTCCTCGCCACGACCTCGAACCCCTCCGGCAACTTCACCGCTTCATCCCCATGACTCATCCACACACTCTGCCTATCCCCTTCCTTTTTATTCCCAAACAACCCACCCACCTTCTCTACGTCAATCTCCATCCTTCCATACTCCTGCTTATCCCCAACCCTGACCACACCCCCCAATTGCTGCACAATCAACTGCAGCCCATAGCATATACCCAAAACATGAACCTTGTTAGACTCCACATACTCAATGAACCCGGGCGGGAAACAAGGCGCGTTGGGAGCGTGGACGCTGTGGGGGCCACCTGATAGAATGATCACTCGTGGGTTCAGGTCTGTGATGGATTTCAAGGAGGAAGTGCCATTGATACAGAGGGAGAAGACATTCAGAGCCCGAATCCTCCGGGTGATGAGGTGGGTGTACTGCGAGCCGAAGTCCAGAATCAGTACGAGGTTCAATTTGACTTCTTGAGGATCCATTGGCGCAGCAGATAAAAGTGTGAAATTACTAGGTTACCCCTGCAATTTGACTTCCGTCAAACCCCTCTTCCCAACAAATGAAATTCGAATGCCACTTACCCTTCCCAGATCTGCTGCCGAGGAGAGttctcttcaaattcttcagcTTTATGTTCCCAGATGACTGTAACCCAGCATTAAACCAGTGATGATTTTTGTAGAAGGATTAATAGTTACTTTCATATTCGAAATTGTATAAA comes from Henckelia pumila isolate YLH828 chromosome 4, ASM3356847v2, whole genome shotgun sequence and encodes:
- the LOC140861120 gene encoding uncharacterized protein, with the protein product MDPQEVKLNLVLILDFGSQYTHLITRRIRALNVFSLCINGTSSLKSITDLNPRVIILSGGPHSVHAPNAPCFPPGFIEYVESNKVHVLGICYGLQLIVQQLGGVVRVGDKQEYGRMEIDVEKVGGLFGNKKEGDRQSVWMSHGDEAVKLPEGFEVVARSKQGAVAGVENVDRRFYGLQYHPEVTHSPEGMETLKYFLFDVCGVTAGWKMEDVLDEELKIIKDTVGVEDHVICALSGGVDSTVAATLVHMAIGDRLHCVFVDNGLLRWKERERVMETFQRDLHLPITCIDATEQFLSKLKGVTEPEKKRKIIGSEFINTFDSFAHDLEQKLGKKPAYLVQGTLYPDVIESCPPPGSGRTHSHTIKSHHNVGGLPKDMKLKLIEPLKLLFKDEVRKLGKIMGVPEAFLKRHPFPGPGLAVRVPGDVTLENRLDILRKADDIFIQAIRDAGIYDSIWQAFAVFMPVLTVGVQGDQRTHSYAITLRAVTSQDGMTADWYYFDHKFLAELSTRICNEVPGVNRVLLDITSKPPSTIEWE